In the Aulosira sp. FACHB-615 genome, one interval contains:
- a CDS encoding CBS domain-containing protein, with amino-acid sequence MDLILCHTTADFDALGAAVGLTCLLPGSKIVLTGGAHPPVRDFLALHRDEYPLIERRSVNPQSIRSITVVDTQHRDRLGKAAEWLDLPSVKEIVVYDHHLGQEGDIPATQLHIAPVGACTTLMVEQLQQQQISLTPSQATVMALGIHVDTGSLTYDLSTARDALALAWLMQQGASLSVVSTYRDPGLSPQLQQLLTTALQELEYLCLRGYTIAWVTLKTAAFVPGLSSLASQLVELTEIDALLLVNEYPLGEDESRLTVIGRSQIPGVNLNLLFQPLGGGGHSQAASLNLRGVDTQATLEQLLEGLKASIPHPLTARDLMSSPVRTIRPETTIAEAQRILLRYGHSGLSVVDAQGQLVGIISRRDLDIAFHHGFSHAPVKGYMTINLKTITPDTTLPQIESLMVTYDIGRLPVLEDGQLVGIVTRTDVLRELHQADDEFQTFNPLHSPLPTPHSLLTTNLQSRLAPQLWQLLTKASQAAEKRGWHLYLVGGAVRDLLLAETADQLMIKDIDLVVDGFHKSADVGAGVELAKALQELYPAARLEIHGAFQTAALLWHKDAELDSLWVDIATARTEFYPYPAANPEVEASSIRQDLYRRDFTINALALRLTSPRAGELLDFFGGLLDLQAKEIRVLHANSFIEDPTRIYRGVRFAVRFGFDFEPRTEEYIRYAINSGVYDRTAQHNSRTPALQTRLKTELKHILEAPYWKSALQLLDNLQALQCIHSTLTLDAELLRQLRLLERCLHRFDPQLTLVHWQMRLEALIAHLKPKYREKVAKNLQLQDDSIHRLQNLAQAQAEVRELLPQLQRPSQIVQLLKKYDLPMLILIALQSPRSLRKQIWHYLTVLTHIQPILNGNDLKQLGYKPGPQYRQILDDILAATLDRVITNQPEAEQFLANNYPQ; translated from the coding sequence ATGGATTTAATTCTTTGCCACACAACGGCTGATTTTGATGCTTTAGGGGCGGCGGTTGGGCTGACTTGCTTGCTACCGGGAAGTAAGATTGTGTTAACAGGGGGCGCACATCCACCTGTGAGAGATTTTTTGGCGTTACATCGAGATGAGTATCCGTTAATTGAGCGACGTTCAGTGAATCCGCAAAGCATTCGTTCGATTACTGTGGTGGATACACAACACCGCGATCGCCTGGGTAAAGCAGCTGAATGGTTAGATTTACCCAGTGTGAAAGAAATTGTAGTTTATGACCATCACTTAGGGCAAGAGGGCGATATTCCGGCGACGCAATTGCATATTGCCCCGGTGGGTGCTTGCACAACTCTTATGGTGGAGCAATTACAACAACAGCAAATTTCCCTCACCCCGTCCCAAGCTACGGTAATGGCTTTGGGTATCCATGTAGATACAGGTTCCTTAACGTATGACTTATCAACCGCTAGGGATGCTTTAGCTTTGGCTTGGTTAATGCAACAAGGAGCCAGTTTATCAGTTGTTTCTACTTACCGTGATCCTGGTTTATCACCGCAGTTGCAACAGCTATTAACCACGGCATTGCAAGAGTTAGAATATCTTTGCTTACGTGGTTATACGATCGCTTGGGTTACTTTAAAAACTGCTGCTTTTGTGCCTGGGTTATCGAGTTTAGCATCGCAGTTAGTCGAGTTAACCGAAATTGATGCTTTATTGTTAGTCAATGAATATCCATTGGGGGAAGATGAATCAAGATTAACTGTAATTGGGCGATCGCAAATTCCTGGTGTCAATCTTAACTTGTTATTTCAACCCTTGGGCGGGGGTGGACATTCCCAAGCTGCATCACTCAATTTGCGGGGAGTTGATACACAAGCCACCTTAGAACAACTTTTAGAAGGTTTAAAAGCCTCCATTCCCCATCCCCTCACCGCCAGAGATTTGATGTCTTCCCCAGTCCGCACTATTCGCCCAGAAACTACTATTGCCGAAGCACAGCGAATTTTATTACGTTATGGGCATTCTGGTTTATCTGTAGTTGATGCCCAAGGACAGTTAGTCGGCATTATTTCCCGGCGAGATTTAGATATTGCCTTTCACCACGGCTTTAGTCATGCGCCAGTCAAAGGTTACATGACTATCAATCTCAAAACCATCACCCCAGATACCACCCTGCCACAAATCGAGTCGCTGATGGTGACTTATGATATCGGACGCTTACCAGTCTTAGAAGATGGGCAATTAGTTGGTATCGTCACCCGTACCGATGTCCTACGGGAGTTACATCAAGCTGATGACGAGTTTCAAACTTTCAATCCTCTTCACTCCCCACTCCCCACTCCCCACTCCCTACTCACCACTAACTTACAATCACGTCTTGCACCCCAACTGTGGCAATTACTCACCAAAGCCTCCCAAGCAGCAGAAAAACGCGGTTGGCATCTTTACCTAGTTGGTGGTGCTGTGCGGGACTTGCTGTTAGCCGAAACCGCAGACCAATTAATGATTAAAGATATTGATTTGGTCGTAGATGGCTTTCATAAATCAGCAGATGTGGGTGCTGGGGTGGAATTAGCAAAAGCATTGCAAGAACTTTACCCAGCCGCGCGGTTAGAAATTCATGGTGCGTTTCAAACTGCGGCTTTGTTGTGGCATAAAGATGCAGAGTTAGATTCCTTGTGGGTGGATATTGCCACCGCTAGAACAGAATTTTATCCTTACCCAGCCGCGAACCCTGAAGTTGAGGCGAGTTCCATTCGTCAAGATTTGTACCGCCGGGATTTTACTATCAATGCACTGGCATTGCGGCTAACTTCTCCCCGTGCGGGTGAATTACTCGATTTTTTTGGTGGTTTATTAGATTTACAAGCCAAGGAAATTCGGGTTCTGCACGCCAATAGCTTTATTGAAGATCCTACCCGGATTTATCGCGGTGTGCGTTTTGCTGTGCGCTTTGGCTTTGATTTTGAACCGCGAACAGAAGAGTATATCCGCTATGCAATTAACAGTGGTGTTTACGATCGCACTGCTCAACACAATAGCAGAACTCCCGCTTTGCAAACTCGGCTGAAAACTGAACTGAAACATATCTTAGAAGCGCCGTACTGGAAATCAGCTTTGCAATTACTCGATAACTTACAAGCTTTGCAGTGCATCCATTCCACCCTCACCTTAGATGCGGAACTTTTACGTCAACTGCGGTTATTAGAACGCTGTCTGCACAGATTTGATCCCCAACTCACCCTTGTTCACTGGCAAATGCGCCTAGAAGCTTTAATTGCCCACCTCAAACCAAAATATCGGGAAAAAGTCGCCAAAAATCTGCAATTACAAGACGATAGCATTCATCGCTTGCAAAATTTAGCCCAAGCCCAAGCAGAAGTTAGGGAGTTGTTACCGCAGTTGCAGCGTCCTAGTCAAATTGTGCAGCTATTGAAAAAGTATGACTTACCAATGCTGATTTTAATCGCCTTGCAAAGCCCGCGATCGCTCAGAAAACAAATTTGGCATTACTTAACAGTATTGACTCACATCCAACCCATTCTAAATGGTAACGACCTGAAGCAATTAGGCTACAAGCCAGGCCCTCAATATCGTCAAATTCTTGATGATATTCTTGCCGCTACGTTAGATAGAGTAATTACAAATCAACCTGAAGCCGAACAATTTTTAGCCAATAATTATCCTCAATAA
- a CDS encoding Uma2 family endonuclease: protein MQIPTPKKSYTPKEYLQLEETSEFKHEYYDGEIVAKASCTTSHNEIVGNFCTNFKFKMRGKNYKIYMVDVRLWIPRYRIYSYPNAMVIEGEPIYEGNSTTTVTNPQVIIEVLSKSTQSHDKTDKFRFYLSIPTFKEYIIVNQYEYLVEHYAKNANAQWVLTEYESLDAVLSLQTVDFTISLSDIYEGVNLSTVGEEI from the coding sequence ATGCAAATTCCAACACCAAAAAAATCCTATACCCCCAAAGAGTATCTCCAACTAGAAGAGACATCGGAATTTAAACATGAATACTACGATGGGGAAATTGTAGCAAAGGCAAGTTGCACTACAAGCCACAATGAAATAGTGGGAAACTTCTGCACTAATTTCAAATTTAAGATGCGGGGTAAAAATTACAAGATTTATATGGTCGATGTAAGATTGTGGATACCTCGTTACCGCATCTATAGTTATCCCAATGCTATGGTGATTGAAGGAGAACCAATATATGAAGGAAATAGCACTACTACAGTCACAAATCCTCAAGTCATTATAGAAGTATTATCTAAATCAACACAGAGCCATGATAAAACTGATAAATTTAGATTTTACCTTTCTATACCCACCTTTAAAGAATATATTATAGTTAATCAATATGAATACTTAGTTGAGCATTACGCTAAAAATGCTAATGCACAATGGGTATTAACAGAATATGAGTCACTAGATGCAGTTTTATCACTCCAAACAGTAGATTTTACTATTTCTTTGAGTGATATTTATGAAGGTGTGAATTTGTCCACAGTTGGAGAAGAAATTTAA
- the abc-f gene encoding ribosomal protection-like ABC-F family protein, translating into MQKKSILIAENLSYELSDMQPLFQGIQASITIGDRIALVGRNGIGKSTLLKIISGQIQAKSGSVFRQGSVYYLPQISTIQESINADTVLNYLISIADEWWNIEEILQAQFNTTIDLSLPMANLSGGELTKLFLAIGSAQQPNLLLLDEPTNHIDLPTLENLRQFLVNFAGAYVIVSHKPFFLDQVTNVTWELTPNQLKVYGGNFSDYRRQKQIELEVAMRSHEVARKELKRTQATAMQEQQRAAQAQRQGRAKLLNGSIDRMAAGLIKTKAEAAAGTAKTKHEAAVTKATQKVAETKIKTTKVTSINLEETNYKHRNLIAIQGANLWVANRLLIQNIQLHISSGERIAIIGANGSGKSTFAKAILGMEKEIVLLESGEILITPVMKAVYLDQTYQLVNRQQTILENMQSANSNLSYQLLRQQLGHFLFKYDDVHKSASVLSGGELARLAIAMISISEIDLLILDEPTNNLDIETVEQMVIGINEYQGALLVISHDIDFLSRININHSWQVKQQSLQMTNYLPNQLEQYYQEIGQC; encoded by the coding sequence ATGCAGAAAAAATCAATATTAATCGCTGAGAACTTAAGTTATGAACTCAGTGATATGCAGCCATTGTTTCAAGGGATTCAAGCTAGTATTACAATAGGCGATCGCATTGCTTTAGTTGGTCGCAATGGCATTGGTAAATCAACGCTATTGAAGATAATTTCAGGACAAATTCAGGCTAAATCCGGTTCTGTTTTTCGGCAGGGCAGTGTTTACTATTTACCGCAAATCAGCACTATTCAAGAATCAATTAATGCAGATACGGTATTGAATTATTTAATTTCCATTGCTGATGAATGGTGGAACATTGAAGAGATTTTACAAGCCCAATTCAATACAACCATTGATTTATCATTACCAATGGCTAATTTAAGCGGTGGAGAATTGACAAAATTATTTTTAGCAATTGGTTCAGCACAACAGCCAAACTTATTGTTGCTAGATGAACCAACAAATCATATAGATTTACCTACATTAGAAAACTTGAGACAGTTTCTGGTAAATTTTGCTGGTGCTTATGTCATTGTCTCCCACAAACCTTTTTTCTTAGATCAAGTAACTAATGTGACTTGGGAACTTACCCCCAATCAATTAAAAGTATATGGAGGCAATTTTTCTGATTATCGACGACAAAAGCAAATAGAATTAGAAGTGGCAATGCGATCGCACGAAGTAGCTAGAAAGGAACTGAAACGCACCCAAGCTACAGCAATGCAAGAACAGCAACGCGCCGCCCAAGCACAACGTCAAGGTCGAGCCAAGCTTCTGAATGGTAGTATTGATAGAATGGCGGCTGGATTAATTAAAACTAAAGCCGAAGCCGCAGCAGGAACAGCTAAAACAAAACATGAAGCGGCTGTAACTAAAGCAACCCAAAAAGTTGCAGAGACAAAAATTAAAACTACCAAAGTCACCAGCATTAATTTAGAGGAAACAAACTATAAACACAGAAATTTAATTGCTATTCAAGGTGCAAATCTTTGGGTGGCTAATCGGCTACTAATCCAAAATATTCAGTTACATATTTCTTCTGGTGAACGTATTGCTATTATTGGGGCAAATGGTTCAGGTAAATCGACTTTTGCTAAAGCTATTTTGGGAATGGAGAAGGAAATAGTGTTATTAGAATCAGGTGAGATTTTAATTACACCTGTCATGAAAGCTGTTTATCTCGACCAAACTTATCAACTCGTAAATCGTCAGCAGACAATTCTCGAAAATATGCAATCTGCTAATTCCAATTTGAGTTATCAGTTATTGCGTCAACAACTAGGACACTTTTTATTTAAATATGATGATGTGCATAAATCAGCATCTGTGTTAAGTGGTGGCGAGTTGGCTAGACTAGCGATCGCTATGATTAGCATATCCGAAATTGACTTGCTAATTCTCGATGAGCCAACTAATAATCTTGATATTGAAACTGTAGAACAAATGGTCATCGGCATCAATGAATATCAAGGCGCTTTATTAGTCATTTCTCATGATATTGATTTTTTAAGTCGCATCAATATTAACCACAGTTGGCAAGTGAAACAGCAAAGTTTACAAATGACAAACTACTTACCCAATCAGCTTGAGCAATATTATCAAGAAATTGGTCAGTGTTAA
- the fghA gene encoding S-formylglutathione hydrolase yields the protein MTHLQILSEYKCFDGKLGFYSHTSATCHSEMRFAVYQPPQAAQKSVPVLYFLSGLTCTEENFMVKAGAQRYAAEHGLMLVAPDTSPRNTGILGENDAWDFGTGAGFYVDATAEPWRSHYQMYSYIVKELPAVIAANFPIQADKQGIFGHSMGGHGALVCAIRNPQQYKSVSAFAPIAAPMNCPWGQKAFNGYLGNHQDSWRAYDASELIKQLGYHSLILIDQGTADKFLTEQLKSEIFEKACASVNQPLNLRYQPGYDHSYYFIASFISDHIRHHAIALN from the coding sequence ATGACGCATCTGCAAATTCTCTCCGAATATAAATGCTTTGACGGGAAACTCGGCTTTTACTCTCATACTTCTGCAACTTGTCACAGTGAAATGCGCTTTGCTGTTTATCAGCCTCCCCAAGCAGCACAAAAATCAGTCCCAGTCCTCTACTTCCTCTCTGGTTTGACTTGTACAGAAGAAAATTTCATGGTCAAAGCTGGGGCGCAACGCTACGCCGCCGAGCATGGTTTAATGTTGGTAGCACCTGATACTAGCCCCCGCAATACAGGTATTCTAGGTGAAAATGATGCTTGGGATTTCGGCACAGGTGCAGGATTTTATGTTGATGCTACCGCAGAACCGTGGCGATCGCACTATCAAATGTATAGTTACATTGTCAAAGAATTACCTGCGGTGATTGCAGCTAACTTCCCCATCCAAGCAGACAAACAAGGTATTTTTGGTCACTCTATGGGGGGACACGGGGCGTTAGTTTGTGCTATACGTAATCCCCAACAATATAAATCAGTATCTGCTTTTGCACCCATCGCTGCACCAATGAATTGTCCTTGGGGACAAAAGGCTTTTAATGGTTATTTAGGCAATCATCAAGATAGTTGGCGTGCTTATGATGCCAGTGAATTAATCAAACAATTAGGCTATCATAGTCTCATTTTAATTGACCAAGGCACGGCAGATAAATTTTTAACTGAACAACTAAAATCAGAAATATTTGAAAAAGCCTGTGCTTCTGTAAATCAACCCCTCAACTTACGTTACCAACCCGGCTATGACCATAGTTACTATTTTATTGCTAGTTTTATTTCTGATCACATTCGCCATCATGCAATCGCGCTGAATTAA
- a CDS encoding DUF29 domain-containing protein, translating into MQTPQSKQTNLYETDFYAWSQQQADLLRHQQWHQLDLSNLIEEIESLGRKERQELRNRLSILIAHLLKWEYQPTKRSRSWLATIRIQRRDILKLLEENPSLNSYLEIAIQEAYENARDLASAETNLPLSTFPHQCSYIFADIFNPSFYPGEPASDDLME; encoded by the coding sequence ATGCAAACCCCACAAAGCAAACAAACAAATCTCTATGAAACTGATTTTTATGCTTGGAGTCAGCAACAAGCTGATTTACTGCGTCATCAACAATGGCATCAACTTGACTTATCCAATTTAATCGAGGAAATTGAATCATTGGGGAGAAAGGAACGCCAAGAATTGCGAAATCGCCTCAGCATTTTAATTGCACATTTATTAAAATGGGAATATCAACCGACAAAACGCAGTCGCAGTTGGTTAGCGACAATTCGCATTCAACGGCGGGATATTCTCAAATTGCTAGAGGAAAATCCAAGTTTAAACTCTTATTTAGAAATCGCAATTCAGGAAGCTTATGAAAATGCTAGAGATTTAGCATCAGCAGAAACAAACCTCCCACTTTCAACATTTCCTCACCAATGTTCCTATATCTTCGCTGACATTTTTAACCCAAGCTTTTATCCTGGTGAACCTGCAAGCGATGATTTAATGGAATAA
- a CDS encoding Uma2 family endonuclease, whose protein sequence is MITTSEVISNPQETPLAEKRVTLNNISWSAYEQILDALGDNRAARLTYYQGMLEIMTPLEEHENANCLVGQLIELLAEELNFNLKSMGSTTLKIPILKSSPEPDKCYYIQNEPAVRGKTVNLSVDPPPDLILEVDITHTDINKKQMYQDMKVPEFWRYNGTKLTIYLLEQGEYRESETSNTFAILTKTMVYDFLAQCKIQGETQTKRAFRKMLQDQIQQ, encoded by the coding sequence ATGATTACTACCAGTGAAGTGATAAGCAATCCTCAAGAAACACCACTTGCAGAAAAGCGCGTCACACTGAATAACATTAGTTGGTCTGCTTATGAGCAAATTCTTGATGCTTTGGGTGATAATCGTGCAGCCCGACTGACATATTATCAGGGAATGTTGGAAATTATGACACCTTTAGAAGAACATGAAAATGCTAATTGTTTAGTTGGTCAATTGATTGAGCTACTAGCAGAAGAACTCAACTTTAATCTCAAAAGTATGGGTTCAACTACACTCAAGATTCCAATTCTCAAGTCTAGTCCAGAACCGGATAAATGTTACTACATTCAAAACGAGCCTGCTGTGAGAGGTAAAACAGTCAATTTATCCGTAGATCCACCTCCAGATTTAATCTTAGAAGTAGATATCACCCATACAGATATCAATAAAAAACAAATGTATCAGGATATGAAAGTTCCTGAGTTTTGGCGTTACAACGGGACAAAATTAACTATTTACCTTTTAGAACAAGGCGAATACAGAGAATCAGAAACTAGTAATACATTTGCGATATTAACTAAAACAATGGTTTATGATTTTTTAGCCCAATGCAAAATCCAAGGCGAAACTCAAACTAAACGAGCTTTTCGGAAAATGCTGCAAGACCAGATTCAGCAATAG
- a CDS encoding S-(hydroxymethyl)glutathione dehydrogenase/class III alcohol dehydrogenase, whose product MEVKAAVAYGAGKPLTIETVQLSGPQAGEVLVEIKASGVCHTDAYTLSGADPEGLFPAILGHEGAGVVVEVGAGVTSVKPGDHVIPLYTPECRQCEYCLSLKTNLCQAIRSTQGRGVMPNGTSRFSIGGEMIHHYMGTSTFANYTVLPEIAVAKIREDAPFDKVCYIGCGVTTGIGAVIYTAKVEPGAKVVVFGLGGIGLNVIQGARMVGADMIVGVDINPSKRALAEKFGMTHFVNPKEVEGDLVSYLVDLTKGGADYTFECIGNVNVMRQALECCHKGWGVSVIIGVAGAGQEISTRPFQLVTGRVWKGSAFGGARGRTDVPKIVDWYMDGKINIDDLITHVMPIEEINHALELMHKGESIRSVVTF is encoded by the coding sequence GTGGAAGTTAAAGCCGCAGTAGCTTATGGCGCGGGAAAGCCGCTAACTATTGAAACTGTGCAATTATCAGGGCCACAAGCTGGAGAGGTTTTAGTAGAAATTAAAGCATCGGGAGTTTGTCACACCGATGCTTATACGCTGTCTGGTGCTGATCCTGAAGGGTTATTTCCGGCAATTTTAGGTCATGAAGGCGCTGGTGTAGTTGTAGAGGTGGGTGCTGGTGTTACCAGCGTCAAACCAGGAGATCATGTCATCCCACTCTACACCCCAGAATGTCGTCAATGTGAATATTGTCTCAGCCTCAAAACCAATCTCTGTCAAGCAATTCGCTCTACCCAAGGACGCGGTGTAATGCCCAACGGTACAAGTCGTTTTAGCATTGGTGGGGAAATGATTCACCATTATATGGGTACATCCACCTTTGCTAATTACACAGTATTGCCAGAAATTGCTGTCGCTAAAATTCGAGAAGATGCACCCTTTGATAAGGTTTGTTACATTGGCTGTGGTGTCACCACAGGTATAGGTGCAGTGATTTATACCGCCAAAGTAGAACCGGGTGCAAAAGTTGTAGTCTTCGGTTTGGGTGGTATTGGCTTAAACGTCATCCAAGGAGCGCGGATGGTAGGAGCCGATATGATTGTGGGGGTAGATATTAATCCCAGCAAACGCGCCTTAGCCGAAAAATTTGGGATGACGCACTTTGTTAACCCTAAAGAAGTGGAAGGTGATTTAGTTAGTTATTTAGTTGATTTAACTAAAGGCGGTGCAGACTACACCTTTGAATGTATTGGCAATGTTAACGTGATGCGTCAAGCTCTAGAATGCTGCCATAAAGGTTGGGGTGTGAGTGTCATTATTGGGGTAGCTGGCGCAGGACAAGAAATCAGCACACGTCCGTTTCAATTAGTTACAGGTAGAGTCTGGAAAGGTTCAGCCTTCGGTGGTGCAAGAGGACGCACAGATGTACCGAAAATTGTTGATTGGTATATGGATGGCAAAATTAATATTGATGATTTAATTACCCATGTAATGCCAATTGAAGAAATTAATCATGCTTTAGAATTAATGCACAAAGGTGAATCTATTCGTAGTGTTGTAACGTTTTAG